A genomic stretch from Chaetodon auriga isolate fChaAug3 chromosome 17, fChaAug3.hap1, whole genome shotgun sequence includes:
- the s100a11 gene encoding protein S100-A11, whose amino-acid sequence MCASVSGDEAYILREVAVRVEGRGSWYHLSISAQTTSAQATMEAAICTLVTQFKTYAGSDGSSSTLSKDEFHKLVVTQLPNFVKNANDAGAIEQLMDSLDENNDKELTFSEFWQLIGKLASKQGGFS is encoded by the exons ATGTGTGCATCAGTGAGCGGAGATGAAGCATATATATTAAGAGAGGTGGCGGTCAGAGTGGAGGGACGCGGTTCTTGGTACCACCTTAGCATCTCAGCACAAACG ACCTCAGCACAGGCCACCATGGAAGCTGCCATCTGCACCCTTGTCACCCAGTTCAAGACCTATGCTGGAAGCGATGGATCCTCCAGCACCCTGAGCAAGGACGAATTCCACAAGCTGGTGGTCACCCAGCTTCCCAACTTTGTCAAG AACGCCAACGATGCCGGGGCGATCGAGCAGCTCATGGACTCGCTGGATGAGAACAATGACAAGGAGCTGACTTTCTCCGAGTTCTGGCAGCTGATTGGAAAGCTGGCGAGCAAACAGGGAGGTTTCAGTTAG
- the pbxip1a gene encoding pre-B-cell leukemia transcription factor-interacting protein 1, giving the protein MSDNSNSTGSTGSSTNSWTLLSPEEAAVENVGPVDDGTESLGDVPSLSEEVTGAAAEFKPGDISIETVLSEEGHQVCQETSPESSEGPIPSSPARMSPLPPYPLDPPDLDLESQAPVIHDIVTSSPSDNEHLGATPFVTNINLGAPLDIPAAELLPPEPEEPCSAPPLTEIPVYTEQVLDTPADIRPTPAGESPAFTAEAEVNIPTETVAATDLPSHVEADISFATEGTELPSRHPGSLVTESPVDESPAPETIGSVESEEEEAVEKEEMEPSETVTQEEREEEEEEEEPSGSFDLGDTGSFDDGLRRRNVPSFEAPRPRTSDEEDEDEEVEFRLAEKKEEKPWFSLNKCIVGSLILLFLGSLFLSGDFDASDHDGEQGQDWLSSDPQDMKELLDKLAQENQQIAVLEAQLQSQKEELVSALRAVAASGDEKGKAGLEKENAKLKEELSSLPVLKKELESLRARVTELSQLTADEMPPATSSSAPQSGDQDGRSTQKPAGPERRKDPNEGGKLKVELQRQRVLLEESRKRLEGMKKDGGDRKRVRDSLEQIQKKLSEQVERWGKKKPQESKWKGNKGKTNERDHGKKEDKKEWRGEKDWKHSKEGGWRDKEEKKEWKSQKQNSHKEAWRKHQDEWERKKGERRMDREERRKEKPWHSRPERNPHSHHQHHHQQPRQPHQHVQSDFWRDQEQKLRRNVRPQLGCSSVEDCAGKEGLYPVELPEFEELLEGYLSKLEGSSSESKDKVRKLTAEYFEDGVFIHDRVLFSDFAEDVADILEDMVDVLEGGGQKDDDSLEEEMEEFEREALWKFAATA; this is encoded by the exons ATGTctgacaacagcaacagcacaggCAGCACTGGCTCTTCAACCAACAGCTGGACCCTCCTCTCCCCCGAG GAGGCCGCTGTTGAGAATGTCGGGCCAGTAGACGACGGCACTGAGAGTCTGGGCGACGTCCCGAGTCTCTCTGAGGAGGTGACAG gagctgctgcagagttcaAACCAGGTGACATTTCAATAGAAACTGTCCTGTCTGAAGAAGGCCATCAG GTGTGTCAAGAGACCTCTCCAGAGTCCAGCGAGGGCCCCATTCCTTCTAGTCCAGCACGGATGAGTCCTCTTCCACCCTACCCTCTTGACCCTCCAGACCTCGACCTGGAGAGTCAGGCCCCAGTCATCCATGACATTGTAACCAGCTCTCCCAGTGACAATGAGCACCTCGGGgccactccctttgtcaccaacattaaTCTGGGGGCTCCGCTAGATATTCCTGCTGCTGAACTCCTACCACCCGAGCCCGAGGagccctgctctgctcctccccTGACTGAGATCCCCGTCTATACAGAACAAGTGCTTGACACGCCTGCTGATATCAGGCCGACCCCTGCTGGGGAGAGTCCTGCCTTCACTGCTGAAGCTGAGGTCAACATCCCCACAGAGACCGTTGCAGCCACTGATCTTCCTTCTCATGTTGAAGCTGATATCAGCTTTGCTACAGAGGGTACAGAGCTGCCAAGCCGACACCCAGGGAGCCTGGTGACCGAAAGCCCTGTCGATGAAAGTCCTGCACCAGAGACTATTGGTTCAGtagagtcagaggaggaggaagctgtggaaaaggaggagatggagccATCTGAGACAGTGAcccaggaagagagagaagaggaagaagaagaagaag AGCCATCCGGTAGTTTTGATTTGGGCGACACAGGCAGTTTTGACGatggactgaggaggaggaatgtcCCCTCCTTCGAGGCACCAAGGCCAAGAACAtcagatgaggaagatgaggatgaggaagtgGAGTTCAGGCTggcagagaagaaggaggaaaagccGTGGTTCTCCTTGAACAAATGCATTGTGGGTTCTCTGATTCTGCTCTTCTTAGGTTCCCTGTTCCTCTCAG GTGACTTTGACGCCTCTGATCATGACGGAGAACAAGGCCAG GACTGGCTTAGCAGTGATCCACAGGATATGAAAGAGCTATTGGATAAACTGGCGCAGGAAAACCAGCAAATCGCTGTGCTAGAGGCTCAACTACAG TCTCAGAAAGAAGAACTCGTCTCTGCTCTGAGGGCTGTAGCAGCAAGCGGTGATGAGAAGGGCAAAGCAGGTCTGGAGAAAGAAAACGCAaagctgaaggaggagctgTCATCGCTGCCTGTTCTGAAGAAAGAGCTGGAGAGTCTGAGGGCCAGGGTGACCGAACTCAGCCAGCTCACAG CTGATGAAATGCCCCCGGCTACCTCAAGCTCAGCCCCTCAATCTGGTGACCAAGATGGTCGGAGTACACAGAAACCAGCTGGACCCGAGAGGAGGAAGGACCCAAATGAGGGAGGAAAGCTGAAGGTAGAACTCCAGAGGCAGAGGGTTCTTTTggaagagagcaggaagagacTGGAAGGGATGAAAAAAGATGGAGGCGACAGGAAACGAGTGAGGGATAGTTTGGAGCAGATCCAGAAGAAGCTCTCTGAGCAAGTCGAGAGGTGGGGTAAGAAGAAGCCACAGGAGTCCAAATGGAAAGGGAACAAAGGCAAAACCAATGAGCGGGACCACGGGaagaaagaagacaagaaagagtggagaggagagaaagactggaagcacagcaaagagggaggatggagggacaaagaagagaagaaggagtGGAAGTCTCAGAAGCAAAACTCTCACAAGGAGGCATGGAGGAAACACCAGGATgagtgggagaggaagaaaggcgAGCGCAgaatggacagagaggagaggaggaaggagaagccGTGGCACAGCCGGCCTGAGAGGAACCCCCACAGccatcatcagcatcaccaccagcagccccGTCAGCCTCATCAGCACGTCCAGAGCGACTTCTGGAGAGACCAGGAGCAGAAGCTCAGACGCAACGTCCGCCCCCAGCtgggctgcagctctgtggaggaCTGCGCCGGCAAGGAGGGGCTGTACCCCGTGGAGCTGCCCGAGTTTGAGGAACTGCTGGAGGGCTACCTGAGCAAGCTAGAAGGATCTTCATCTGAGAGCAAGGACAAGGTCAGGAAGCTGACTGCGGAGTACTTCGAGGACGGCGTGTTTATCCACGACAGGGTCCTGTTCAGTGACTTCGCCGAGGACGTGGCGGACATTCTGGAGGACATGGTGGACGTTTTAGAGGGCGGTGGGCAGAAGGACGACGACtccctggaggaggagatggaggagttcGAACGAGAGGCCCTGTGGAAGTTTGCCGCCACAGCCTAA
- the cks1b gene encoding cyclin-dependent kinases regulatory subunit 1 yields the protein MSHKQIYYSDKYDDDKYEYRHVMLPKDIAKRVPKTHLMSETEWRNLGVQQSQGWVHYMIHQPEPHILLFRRPLPSQKS from the exons ATGTCTCATAAACAGATCTACTACTCTGATAAATACGACGACGACAAGTACGAGTACAG GCATGTCATGCTACCCAAAGACATTGCAAAGCGTGTTCCCAAGACCCATTTGATGTcggagacagagtggaggaaCCTGGGGGTCCAGCAGAGCCAAGGATGGGTCCATTACATGATCCACCAGCCAG agccacacaTCTTGCTGTTCCGGCGGCCTCTGCCCAGCCAAAAGTCATAA